The segment GCAGGCGCGACAGATCGCCCTCGTCGATGGACTTGAAACGTTCGTACAGGATGGAGGCGACCACGCAGTTGAGGATGGAGTCGCCGAGGAATTCCAGCCGCTCGTTATGCAAACTGCTGTGGCTACGATGCGTCAAGGCTTGCTGCAACAGGCCAGCATCCTGGAACGTATAGCCTAAACGGGTTTGCAATAGCTGAAGATTCATTGTTGTTTCTGTGTCATCTGAGTAATTCGGCTGGCCGCCGCGCGGGGAATCGGCGCGACAGCCATGCGGGCGGCTTAGTGTATGCCACCCACTCTTTTCGGATTGCTGAAGTTCATCCACACGAGGAAAGCCTTGCCGACGATGTTCTCGTTCGGCACGAAGCCCCAGTAGCGGCTGTCCGCGCTATTGTCGCGGTTGTCACCCATCATGAAGTAGTTGCCTGCCGGTACCACGCACGTGAAGCCGTCTTCGTTGTAGTCGCAAGCCTCCTTGTGCGGAAAATCCTTCACTTCGCGCAAGTTCAACGTAGGAGCCGGCTCGTCGTTGAGGATGCGGTGGCTGACGCCCGTCAGGTTTTCTTCCAGCTGCTTGTGGTACACGGTGCTTTCGTCGTCCAGGTAGTCGTCCAGCGGCGTGTACGCCACTTCCTTGCCGTTCACCGTCAAGCGCTTGTTTTCATAGGTGATTTTATCACCGGGTACGCCGATCACGCGCTTGATATAGTCTTGCGACATGTCTTTCGGATACTTGAACACCATCACGTCGCCGCGCTGCGGATCGTTGACTTCAATGATGCGCTTGTTGACGATGGGCAGACGGATGCCATAGGTGAACTTGTTCACCAGGATCAGATCGCCCACCAGCAAGGTCGGCACCATCGAGCTCGACGGGATCTTGAACGGCTCGTACAAAAACGAGCGCAGGCAGAACACGAGCGCGATGACGGGGAAGAAGCTGCCCGAGTACTCGACCCAGGTCGGCTGGCGCAACAGGGCCGCCTCGATGCTGGCGCGGCTGCCGCCCGCATCGGACTTGATGCCCTCGGCGGCCAGCTTGGACTGGCGCGCATCGAACTCGGCCAGGGCACGGTCGGCCGCCTTGCGGCGCTGCTTGGACAGATAAAACACGTCCAGGCACCAGACCAGGCCCGTCAACACCATCAGCACGAACAGGATTAAAGCGAAATTTCCTAAAATCACTTGCAGGTTCATTGATTAACCATCCACTTGTAAAATTGCCAGGAATGCTTCTTGCGGGATCTCCACGGAACCCACTTGCTTCATGCGTTTCTTGCCCGCTTTTTGTTTTTCCAGCAATTTTTTCTTGCGGCTGATGTCGCCGCCATAGCACTTGGCCAAGACGTTCTTGCGCAAGGCTTTCACGTTCTCGCGCGAAATGATGTTCGCGCCGATGGTCGCTTGAATCGCCACGTCGAACATCTGGCGCGGGATCAGTTCACGCATCTTGGCGGCCACCTGGCGGCCACGGTACTGGCTGTTCGAACGGTGGACGATGATGGCCAGCGCATCGACTTTTTCGCTGTTGATCAGCATGTCGACCTTGACCACGTCGGCCGCGCGGTATTCCTTGAACTCGTAATCCATCGAGGCATAGCCGCGCGACGTCGATTTCAGGCGGTCGAAGAAGTCCAGCACGATCTCGGCCATCGGCATTTCATACACGAGCTTGACCTGGCGGCCGTGGTAGCTCATGTCCATCTGGATGCCGCGCTTGCCGATACACAAGGTGATCACGGAGCCCACGTATTCCTGCGGCATGTACAGATTGACCGTCACGATAGGCTCGCGCACTTCCTCGATGCGCGACGGATCGGGCATCTTCGATGGATTGTCGACGTTGATCATGGTGCCGTCGCGCTGGATCACTTCATACACGACGGTTGGCGCCGTGGTGATCAGGTCCATGTCGAATTCGCGCTCGAGGCGCTCCTGCACGATTTCCATGTGCAGCAAGCCCAGGAAGCCGCAGCGGAAGCCGAAGCCCAGCGCCTGCGACACTTCCGGCTCGTACATCAGGGCCGCGTCGTTCAGTTTCAGCTTTTCCAGCGAGTCGCGCAGCGCGTCGTACTGGTTCGCTTCCACGGGGAACAGGCCGGCGAACACTTGCGGCTGCACTTCCTTGAAGCCAGGCAATGGCGCGGCGGCGGGACGGTTGGCCAGGGTGACGGTGTCGCCCACTTTCGCCGCCTTCAATTCCTTGATGCCGGCGATGATGAAGCCCACCTGGCCTGCCGACAATTGCGGCAAGGATTGCGAACGGGGCGAGAACACGCCGATGTCTTCCACCAGTTGCACCGAATCGGTGGCCATCAGGCGAATCTTGTCTTTCGGTTTCAGGGTGCCGTTGATGACGCGCACCAGCATGACCACGCCCACATAGGCGTCATACCAGGAGTCGACGATCAGCGCCTGCAGCGGCGCATCGGGGTCGCCCTTCGGTGGCGGCACCTTGACGATCAGTTGTTCGAGCACGTCCAGCACGCCGAAGCCCGTCTTGGCCGAGCAATGCACGGCGTCGCCGGCGTCGATGCCGATCACGTCTTCGATCTCGGCAATCGCGCTCGGCGGGTCCGCGTTCGGCAAGTCGATCTTGTTCAGGACGGGCACCACTTCCACGCCCAGGTCCAGCGCCGTGTAGCAGTTGGCGACCGTTTGCGCTTCCACGCCTTGCGACGCGTCCACGACCAGCAGCGCGCCTTCGCACGCCGACAGCGAGCGCGACACTTCATAGCTGAAGTCGACGTGGCCCGGCGTATCGATCAGGTTCAGGTTGTAGATCTGGCCATCGCGGGCCTTGTAGTGCAGGGCCGCCGTTTGCGCCTTGATGGTAATGCCGCGCTCGCGCTCCAGATCCATCGAATCGAGCACCTGCGCCTCCATCTCGCGGTCGGACAAGCCGCCGCACAATTGAATGATGCGGTCAGCCAGGGTCGATTTACCGTGGTCAATATGGGCGATGATGGAGAAATTGCGTATGTTGTTCATTAACTAATATATGTGCGAGTGACGACACTGCTTAACAGGAATCAAGGGGATCATGCCCGGGCCAAACCCGGCGCCCCGCTCATGATAAAAAAAGCGCTCCGAGCAGGACATCTGCATGCCCAGGCGAGCGCTTTTGAAGCGACAGAAGCTGCTGCCTCGGACAGTAGCTTTTTCGACCTCCCCATTTTACCGGATTTCAGAGTAGAAAGCCCGTCTTATGAGGCCAGCACCGGGGCAAGCCGACATTTTCCGCTGTTTTCGGCACCAGAATGGTGCAATGCAGTGTCAATATTGACAGTTAAATTACACCAGGCAGCGGCGCACGGCCGCCTCGTCGAGAAAATAATGGCATAGCTCGGGCTGCGCCAGGTCGCCGAACAGCACCGGCACGAGCTCGTCAAAACGCGCCAGCAAGCTTGCATCAGGCGACGCGTCGATGTCGACCACGTCCACCGTGAACGGTTTTCCGGGCGGCTGCAGCAGGAGCAAGGCGTCGAGCATGTCCTGGCAAAGGTGGCAATAACTGCGGGAATAGAGGGTGAAGTGCATGGCGCGCAGGATACCGCATCCCGGCCGCGGCCGGAATGCGGGATGATCACACGGTTACTTCGCCGACGGGCGCAGCGACACGAATTGCGCCGTATCGCCACGGCGCACCAGCACGGCCGACGTCTTCTTCGGGTCGAGCTTGGCGACCAGGGCATTGAACTGTTTAGCATCTTTCACGGCAACGTTATTCAGTTGCAAGATCACATCGCCAGGCTGCAGGCCGGCCAGGGCCGCCACGCCATCGGCCTCGTCGACCAGCACGCCCGCGTCGATCTTCAGTTCCTGCTTCTTCGCGGCCGGCACGTCGCTGACCTTCAGTCCCAGTGCATTGACGGCTTGCGCTTCCGGCTCCTTGGCGCCCTTCTTCGCCGTTTTCTCGCTTTCCAGCTCGACGACGGTGACGGGGATATCCTGCTGTGCACCCTTGCGCCAGACGGTCAGCGTGGACTTGCCGTTGACGGCGGCGCCACCCACCAGGCGCGGCAGGTCGGAGGAGCGCTCGATCTGGGCACCGTTGAATTTCAGGATGATGTCGCCCGGCTTGATGCCCGCCTTGTCGGCCGGACCGCCCGGCTCCACCATCGACACTTGCGCGCCCTTGGCGTTCGGCAAGCCCAGCGACTCCGCCACGTCCTTGCTCACTTCGCCGATCTGCACGCCGATGCGCCCGCGCACGACCTTGCCCGTCTTTTTCAACTGCTCGCCCACGCGCATGGCTTCATCGATGGGCACGGCAAACGAGATACCGTTGTAGGCGCCGGACAGGGTGGCGATCTGCGAGTTGATGCCGATCACTTCACCGCGCATATTGATCAGCGGACCACCCGAGTTGCCGGGGTTGACGGCCACGTCGCTCTGGATCAGGGGCAGGTAATCGCCCGTGTCGCGTGACTTGGCGGAAATGATGCCGGCCGTTACCGTGTTTTCCAGGTTGAACGGCGAGCCGATGGCGATGACCCACTCGCCCACGCGTATCTTGTTCGAGTCGCCGATGGTCAGGCGCGGCAGGTTGCCGCCCTCGATTTTCAGCAGGGCCACGTCGGTGCGCGCATCGGCGCCGATCACCTTGGCCTTGAATTCGCGCTTGTCCGTGAGGGTTACGTAGACTTCATCGGCGCCATCGACCACGTGGGCATTGCTCAGCACATAGCCATCGGCCGAGATGATGAAGCCGGAACCGACACCGCGCTGCACTTCCTGCTCTTGCGGCACGGCGCGGCGACCACCGCGTGGCGCCTGCTGGCGCGGCGTCGGCATGGCGCCGCCAAAGAAGCGGCGCAGGAATTCCTGCATTTCCTGCTCATCCTGGCCGCCCATGCCGGGGCCGTTCATCTTCAGGCGCTCGGTGGTGCGGATATTTACGACGGCCGGGCCGACGGCGTCGACCAGGTCCGAGAAATCAGGCAGTTTTACGGCAGGCACGGCGGCCT is part of the Janthinobacterium sp. 67 genome and harbors:
- the lepB gene encoding signal peptidase I — encoded protein: MNLQVILGNFALILFVLMVLTGLVWCLDVFYLSKQRRKAADRALAEFDARQSKLAAEGIKSDAGGSRASIEAALLRQPTWVEYSGSFFPVIALVFCLRSFLYEPFKIPSSSMVPTLLVGDLILVNKFTYGIRLPIVNKRIIEVNDPQRGDVMVFKYPKDMSQDYIKRVIGVPGDKITYENKRLTVNGKEVAYTPLDDYLDDESTVYHKQLEENLTGVSHRILNDEPAPTLNLREVKDFPHKEACDYNEDGFTCVVPAGNYFMMGDNRDNSADSRYWGFVPNENIVGKAFLVWMNFSNPKRVGGIH
- a CDS encoding glutaredoxin family protein, with product MHFTLYSRSYCHLCQDMLDALLLLQPPGKPFTVDVVDIDASPDASLLARFDELVPVLFGDLAQPELCHYFLDEAAVRRCLV
- a CDS encoding DegQ family serine endoprotease; this encodes MKKNMCAASKSFSVKTLSALLFGTAGVFLAPTMLGLAPQAQAAVPAVKLPDFSDLVDAVGPAVVNIRTTERLKMNGPGMGGQDEQEMQEFLRRFFGGAMPTPRQQAPRGGRRAVPQEQEVQRGVGSGFIISADGYVLSNAHVVDGADEVYVTLTDKREFKAKVIGADARTDVALLKIEGGNLPRLTIGDSNKIRVGEWVIAIGSPFNLENTVTAGIISAKSRDTGDYLPLIQSDVAVNPGNSGGPLINMRGEVIGINSQIATLSGAYNGISFAVPIDEAMRVGEQLKKTGKVVRGRIGVQIGEVSKDVAESLGLPNAKGAQVSMVEPGGPADKAGIKPGDIILKFNGAQIERSSDLPRLVGGAAVNGKSTLTVWRKGAQQDIPVTVVELESEKTAKKGAKEPEAQAVNALGLKVSDVPAAKKQELKIDAGVLVDEADGVAALAGLQPGDVILQLNNVAVKDAKQFNALVAKLDPKKTSAVLVRRGDTAQFVSLRPSAK
- the lepA gene encoding translation elongation factor 4 gives rise to the protein MNNIRNFSIIAHIDHGKSTLADRIIQLCGGLSDREMEAQVLDSMDLERERGITIKAQTAALHYKARDGQIYNLNLIDTPGHVDFSYEVSRSLSACEGALLVVDASQGVEAQTVANCYTALDLGVEVVPVLNKIDLPNADPPSAIAEIEDVIGIDAGDAVHCSAKTGFGVLDVLEQLIVKVPPPKGDPDAPLQALIVDSWYDAYVGVVMLVRVINGTLKPKDKIRLMATDSVQLVEDIGVFSPRSQSLPQLSAGQVGFIIAGIKELKAAKVGDTVTLANRPAAAPLPGFKEVQPQVFAGLFPVEANQYDALRDSLEKLKLNDAALMYEPEVSQALGFGFRCGFLGLLHMEIVQERLEREFDMDLITTAPTVVYEVIQRDGTMINVDNPSKMPDPSRIEEVREPIVTVNLYMPQEYVGSVITLCIGKRGIQMDMSYHGRQVKLVYEMPMAEIVLDFFDRLKSTSRGYASMDYEFKEYRAADVVKVDMLINSEKVDALAIIVHRSNSQYRGRQVAAKMRELIPRQMFDVAIQATIGANIISRENVKALRKNVLAKCYGGDISRKKKLLEKQKAGKKRMKQVGSVEIPQEAFLAILQVDG